The following nucleotide sequence is from Thunnus albacares chromosome 15, fThuAlb1.1, whole genome shotgun sequence.
CgtttcctcctttcttcttcttcatctctctaAACAGCAGTGCAGATAAAAAGGTTTGGACATAAGTTAAGGTGCGATGGACCTGCTGTATATCGGGAGACTCCCCATGTTTAAGAATAACATTGAAAACTATTATTTTACCTTCTTCATATTACATTGTCACTAGACCATAATAGCGTTATGCCTGGGCCGAGTCTACTTCACAGTCATAATAaataagcaaaaacaaaagttgatCTAAATAAAGGACTAACAATTCTCCTACGTTTTTGATTTTTTCCTCTACTAACTTAGCAAGTGTGTCACAGTCACAGTATGAGTGAGAACACTAAAATGTACAACAAATGAACTACaatgtactgtgtgtataaCAACACTGGTAATAGTTtatctgagttagtcaaatcaagcagtTATCATCCagcgttacagtctttttagtataaaattccctATTTGTGTCTtgatggacagtgtttccctgttgaactgAGTCaaaggatcataacaaaaaggcagaatttggcactaaaaagactgtgactTCAGAAGATGTCCACTTAATCTGACTAATgtggacggctgaagcttcacattggcttcagataaacttttaaatacattttttgcttatattgaaagcacattatgaagggatctcttaatggccagaatgaacaggaggaatgattacagcaaaaaagcTATTTCATTCAGGCAGATGTATGATCCTTGTCGccattatcattattttctctGGACTTTCATGTTGGAGAGACTCCGGCAGTACATTTGACAACAGTAACATGTTCCATTATGTCCACTAGGTGGACCTGTTGTTTAAGACATGACACAAAACTACACTTTCAGTTTCTTTCATTCCAAGCTAACTTCATAAAGATCCTGTGTGTATGAATACAGTGTAGGGAACATTTTTAATCTACTCTTTGCCCGCATAAAAAATAACTcataaatgtttgttaatgATAATTCAGAACACTGAGTAAAAACTTGACATTTAAATGAGTTTACAAAAAGTAATACTGGTTATCATCTGGTCAATGTTTCATATACCTCAGTCTTGATGACTAGGGGCCTTTTCCCCAGACTGTCCAAGAAGTGCAGAGGTGACAGCATTGTTCCAAACTCCTGGAGGTCACCAAATTTGAGCTTGTCAGTCAGCGTGGTGGCTGAGATCCCAGCTAGTGGGCCCAGGCTGGGCAGGGAGCCTGCTGTCACAGAGGGATCTGGGATTTGTCCTGGCATCGCGTCAGACTCGGTCGTGACCACAGCTAAGAGGCAGAGTGAGAAAACGGGAGACTCAGACAGCAACTAAATCAGatcaatgaaaaacacataaaacactgtCTGTTCTACTTGCTATACTACATACTGGGACATACTTTATGGTGTGAGGCTAGAAAACAGCCTTTTTACATTAACAAACTGGAGACAAACAGATGTGCTTTGTTTGACCTACAGTCGGTTAAAAGGCTTCAAGAAGGCATTTGCCCAAGGTGCAACGCTCCTTAGCAGTCAGCGCTCTGATGAATTGCTGGTCTGTTATAAGAGCCGGATACTGCGGCTGCCTTTCATTAggctattttattattttgcttcTGAATGAATATACTACCATTTACAGAGATCTTGGCAAGAATTTACGTTATTTCATCCCCAGAGGCAAAAAGAGAGATGAACAACTGTACAAAGCAGACTTAAACAAATTCCCCTTTATTCAAGCTGGGCTAAAGATAGCCTTTGCCAAGAAATACCCATTAACTGTGGTTTCCTCTTTATGAGACTAATGTCAGAGGCGTGGAATGTGGGTGCCAAAATTCAGCATAATGTGGTAAAGCTTGAACCTGAATGTAACtagcaaaatgaaaaattaaaggtGACACTGTACACTCAAAATGTTTGTGCTGAACAGATTCTTAGTATGTTTTGTAATGGTAATTACTTTTTGTTGAAAATGCTGAATGTGGACATTTAAATATATCCAAAGACAatgagagaggtgtgtgtgtgcgcaaagCCAGCCACATACACAGGATGTGAAGACAGATTTGTGGCAAGAGGGGAATTTATGTACTGTACTCATGCATCTATCTAAGACGCTGAGAACATGAACTTACAGGCTACATGAGAATAACTTTCAATTTTTACACTTCCCTAAACTATAGGTCAAAAAGACAAAGTGGAACTTTGAAGACTGCGGTGTTGGTACATGACAGCTGTAAGAAACATTTGCCTTGAAAATGGtgacaaacacactgtaaaaaaatgtagaaaacgTGTAATTACTTTGGAaattttggtttgattttaaaTTTGAGTGAAAACAACACCAACCCAAGCCAAAGACAAAACCATGTTCTCGAATATGTTCATAAGAGGGACCTGCATGCACACAATAATGACTTCTATTTGAACTTACAGTATTATGGGACACAGCTTAAGCATGATCACACATTCTCTCATAATGGTAACTTTATTAGACCCCAGAAGGTCCAAGGAACCTATTAACTTATAACAGCCTACAGTCTGATCAGTATTAGTATTTTTACTCCATGCACTTTTACATGATCATGTCTACGGTTATAGTTTATAAATATACATCTGCAATAGTTTAGTCATATGAGTGATAACCTGAAGTCGACTACATTGTGCTGTAGCATGCATACTGAAGCCATTGGTCAACTTGAAAGCGGAAGTTTTTCTTCAGTGCGGCATTTATCTTACGTAACTTTGTCTTTCCATCAGAGGGCTGCAGTGATAAAATGTTACAGCTTTTCGTTCAGGGGGGCTTTCGCTCTGGATAAACGATATTTTTAAGAATCAGTGCACAGCACCACTTCAAATGCAGGACTACACAAGTGAAGGACATTTTGTTCTGAATTGTGCACGCTGTGGATCCACGTTAGAGCatgcaaacaaaagaaaatgatctTTCTGTAGCATGCTCAGCAAGATGTCACTTTGAAGACCGAAAAGCTCGTAAAActcaaaaatgcaatgaaatGCACCCTGAAATCTGAAACATACTCCTCGCTTGTTCGCAAACTATGCTCGTTGTGACTTATGCGCGGCGCGCCAATAAACTATTTagtatgtaaaaatattcagcTCTTTACTTAACAAGTTTTGTATACGGACCTGACTTTGATCCCAGGTGTAACAAATGTCTTTTCTTCTGGTCAGCCGAGGGTCGAGagtagattttaaaaagtggaaATCGTTGCATCAGCCCGATTTTTAAACGTGATCCCAATCTGGGAGGATTTGGGAATGCGGAAATTAGGCTATGCCAGCCAAACGTAAGCAGGGATGTAAAAAAGTACATAGTGGGGGCAGAAGTGGGGAAGTCGCACCGCTCCTCCCATAAAGAAACACTGCAACGACAGCATATGGCTCAGATGTAGGCCTGCACTGGAGATACATGACAGCCTGATCTGTACtgaaccaaaaaacacaaagtcaaatACATAATGCTAAATTATAGGCTATATAAACCTAAAGCTATGTTAAAGAAACACTGTTGGGACTccataataaatgaaaatactatGTAGTTACACACATATTACCTTAACTCTGCCTTGCATATTATGTCCATATTGCAAGTTCTTTTACATGATTATAACCTAATACTTTGATTTTGTGTGGAGCAAACTTTACAGATTGaccttttaatattttactcttGATAGGAAATAAAGGAAACACATGCATAAAACACCACTCTGAATGTAGATTTATTGTAATTATTCAGCAGCATAGATAAGCAATCGATGCTCATTtactcgttttttttttaagtttaacaAATAAGTCAAAATctgaaaggtaaaaaaataaatcataagtTACATcttgatatatatatttatatatatatatatagtatatagcaCTGGATGTTTTCATGGAaaactttcaacattttaacaatGAGGTCAAACCACAGTTGGTGACATTGAGGTATGCAGGTACTTAACATGGATGGATatgtaaatacaacatttacAGCAATCAATACACTAATgacaccaaaaacacaaaaccatacTGTAACATTAAATTCCACATTACATCTTAGATCTAGTAACAGATCAGATATATATGAGCTTTGAAAATTATTCTGAATTTCTCGGCATGcgttttttaaaatcaaaacttaACTTCAGTCCCTCCATGCTTTTAGTTACATCACTCTGTTGGCTACGTAGCCTATCTGGAGAAAGTTTATATGTTTGCTTAGTCACACACAAGACAATTCATGAATGTATTTCTTGAAGTGTTACAGCATATTGTTGTTCATATAATGTTCAAAGTCAGGAACTtgcaaaaagaaagacaagagagatCATGACAATTGCTTCCCTCTGTACTCTATAAGGCGAGGAGGGTCGGAGAGTTGAGGATATCAACAGATTCAGCTTTGCCCCCTCCGCCTTTACTGCTGTCCAGTCCCTCTGTGAGAGAGTCCAGCTCGGGACACGCAAATGTGAACACAGACAGGTAGCTGCTGCAGGTCGGGGTGGAGGTCACCACGGGAGTGCTGAGAGGCTCCAGGTCGCTGGAAACAGACTTGTACAAGGTCTCCCAGTCCGAGACCCCAAGAGAGCTGCTCAGGTCTATGTCTGGCACGGATCGGGCTGTTTCCATGGGGGTTTTCTCCTCCAAACTGGGCAACATATTGTCCAGTAGCCCCTCCTTAATGTCCAGAGAGGGCTCGAGATCGCAGATGTTGATTTCAGCACTGGCACACAGCAAGATATTGGAGTTCCCGGAGATGGCTGTAGACGGATCGTTGGGGATGTCTATGTCCTGGAGCGAAGGAGCTTCCTGTGTGTCATCCTCTGGAAGCCTGTCCTCATCCGGACTGGGTGGGAGCTCTGGGGACCCTGCGGGCTCCTGGAAAATAGACTCCATCTCTTCGGACATTTGGCACACTGGTTTGTGTGTAGCGAGGATAAATTCAAGCCGTTCTTTCTCTTTGAG
It contains:
- the LOC122997996 gene encoding jun dimerization protein 2-like; the protein is MYFFTSLLTFGWHSLISAFPNPPRLGSRLKIGLMQRFPLFKIYSRPSADQKKRHLLHLGSKSAVVTTESDAMPGQIPDPSVTAGSLPSLGPLAGISATTLTDKLKFGDLQEFGTMLSPLHFLDSLGKRPLVIKTERDEEEERRKRRREKNKVAAARCRNKKKERTDYLQKESERLEMLNSDLKAQIEELKLERQQLILMLNRHRPTCIVRTDSVKTPESEVNPLLLQLEAK
- the fosaa gene encoding proto-oncogene c-Fos yields the protein MYHNNLTPDMDSVSPTCRTESPVGTLCQKTPEEASSPAASSESNNAKEICEDMSVEATPFVPTVTAISSTPDFQWMVQPTIITSVSPSLGSKQANEPQSSHQATPKAGGNKGKNAVRKGKTEQLSPEEEEKKRIRRERNKMAAAKCRNRRRELTDTLQAETDKLEEEKAALETEIANLLKEKERLEFILATHKPVCQMSEEMESIFQEPAGSPELPPSPDEDRLPEDDTQEAPSLQDIDIPNDPSTAISGNSNILLCASAEINICDLEPSLDIKEGLLDNMLPSLEEKTPMETARSVPDIDLSSSLGVSDWETLYKSVSSDLEPLSTPVVTSTPTCSSYLSVFTFACPELDSLTEGLDSSKGGGGKAESVDILNSPTLLAL